CAAAAGACTCAAATACTGCGGCGGAACCTCGTCGGTCAGCCACACCTCGTTCGGCGTCACATAAAACAGATAGCCGTCGGCGTGCATCCGTCCCGCCGCGATCTGCAACAAGATAGGCTTGCCGCGGCGCTGACCGACGGCGCTGGCGGTCGCTTGATCGTGATGCAAGTGAACATGATGGCGGGCCATCTTCTTGAGCCCGGTCTCCAGGATGATCGCGACCGAACGTTCCGGCGTTCCGTGCAACAGGAACTCCGGCGGCGTCGCCGGTTGATAGCCGAGATCGACTTCGACGGAGTGTCCCTGGGTGGCTCGAATTTGGGCGCCATCTCCGGAGAATTGAAAACGCCGTTTGTCGTTCGTCTCCACGACTTCATTTAATTGCTCGCGCG
This region of Blastopirellula retiformator genomic DNA includes:
- a CDS encoding RNA 2'-phosphotransferase; protein product: MDAKQLKSTSKFLSLVLRHQPDKIGVELDEQGWIDVETLLAAINRSGKRVTREQLNEVVETNDKRRFQFSGDGAQIRATQGHSVEVDLGYQPATPPEFLLHGTPERSVAIILETGLKKMARHHVHLHHDQATASAVGQRRGKPILLQIAAGRMHADGYLFYVTPNEVWLTDEVPPQYLSLLEVASG